One Romboutsia sp. 13368 genomic window carries:
- the rpsL gene encoding 30S ribosomal protein S12 yields the protein MPTINQLVRKNRQAIEKKSTAPALQKGFNSLHKKATDASAPQKRGVCTSVKTVTPKKPNSALRKVARVRLTNGIEVSAYIPGEGHNLQEHSVVLIRGGRVKDLPGVRYHILRGTLDTAGVDKRMQARSKYGAKRPKAAKK from the coding sequence ATGCCAACAATTAACCAATTAGTTCGTAAAAACAGACAAGCAATAGAAAAGAAATCTACTGCTCCAGCATTACAAAAGGGATTCAACTCTTTACACAAGAAAGCTACTGATGCTAGTGCTCCACAAAAAAGAGGAGTTTGTACTTCAGTAAAAACAGTTACTCCTAAGAAGCCTAACTCAGCTTTAAGAAAAGTTGCCAGAGTTAGATTAACAAACGGAATAGAAGTTTCTGCTTATATACCAGGAGAAGGACACAACTTACAAGAGCATAGTGTTGTTCTTATAAGAGGAGGAAGAGTTAAAGACCTTCCAGGGGTTAGATACCACATATTAAGAGGTACTTTAGATACTGCAGGTGTTGATAAGAGAATGCAAGCTAGATCTAAGTACGGTGCTAAGAGACCTAAAGCTGCAAAGAAATAA
- the rpsG gene encoding 30S ribosomal protein S7: MPRKGNVPKREVLADPMYGSKVVTKLINNLMIDGKKGKAQTIVYDAFAMIAEKTGEEAIEVFNRAMDNIMPVLEVKARRVGGANYQVPVEVRPERRQTLGLRWLVNYTRARGEKGMVEKLAKEIMDAANNTGASVKKKEDTHKMAEANKAFAHYRF, translated from the coding sequence ATGCCAAGAAAAGGTAATGTTCCAAAGAGAGAAGTATTAGCTGATCCAATGTATGGAAGTAAAGTTGTTACTAAGTTAATAAACAATTTAATGATAGACGGAAAAAAAGGGAAAGCTCAAACAATAGTTTATGATGCTTTCGCTATGATAGCTGAAAAAACAGGAGAAGAAGCTATAGAAGTATTCAACAGAGCTATGGATAACATAATGCCTGTTTTAGAAGTTAAAGCAAGAAGAGTTGGTGGAGCTAACTACCAAGTTCCAGTTGAAGTTAGACCTGAGAGAAGACAAACTTTAGGTTTAAGATGGTTAGTAAACTACACTAGAGCTCGTGGAGAAAAAGGAATGGTTGAAAAGTTAGCGAAAGAAATAATGGACGCTGCTAACAACACAGGAGCTTCAGTTAAGAAGAAAGAAGATACTCATAAGATGGCAGAAGCTAATAAAGCATTTGCTCATTATAGATTCTAA
- the rpoC gene encoding DNA-directed RNA polymerase subunit beta': MFELNNFESIKIALASPEKIRQWSRGEVKKPETINYRTLKPEKDGLFCERIFGPQKDWECHCGKYRRVRYKGVVCDRCGVEVTKAKVRRERMGHIELAAPMSHIWYFKGIPSRMGLLLDMSPRSLEKILYFASYVVVDPGETGLNEKQLLTEKEYRAAVDKYGYNTFTVGMGAEAVKQLLQNIDLEKESKELRADLKDSTGQKRVRTIRRLEVVEAFRKSGNRPEWMILDAIPVIPPDLRPMVQLDGGRFATSDLNDLYRRVINRNNRLKRLLELGAPDIIVRNEKRMLQEAVDALIDNGRRGRPVTGPGNRPLKSLSDMLKGKQGRFRQNLLGKRVDYSGRSVIVVGPELKFYQCGLPKKMALELFKPFVMDKLVKEGFAHNIKSAKSIVEKVKPEVWDVLEDVIKSHPVLLNRAPTLHRLGIQAFEPVLVEGKAIKLHPLVCTAYNADFDGDQMAVHVPLSVEAQAEARFLMLSVNNILAPKDGSPITTPSQDMVLGCYYLTIEAQGGEKGTGTVFKDFNEMLLAYQNQAVQLHSLVKMRVVLEDGRSSIVESTVGRFIFNENIPQDLGFVDRSVDPFGLEIDFLVDKKALGKIIDKCFRKHGNTDTAVLLDHIKSLGFKYSTRGGITVAVADMKIPEAKKGYITAAEEKVDKYEKAYRRGLISDEERYERVIETWTETTEKVTDALMEGLERLNNIYIMAHSGARGSKNQIRQLAGMRGLMANASGKTVEVPVKSNFREGLSVMEYFTSSHGARKGLADTALRTADSGYLTRRLVDVSQDVIVREVDCGTTETTETFAIKDGNEVIEVLYDRIVGRYTIDAIVNPTTGEVIVEADSMIQEDDAEKIIAAGIETVQIRTVLNCKTNHGVCTKCYGRNLATGKEVNIGEAVGIIAAQSIGEPGTQLTMRTFHTGGVAGGDITQGLPRVEELFEARKPKGLAIITEITGRVEIDETGKRKEINIVPENGETEVYAIPYGSRIRVKHGQMVEAGDPLTQGSINPHDIVRVKGIGGVQDYIVKEVQRVYRMQGVDVNDKHIEVIVRQMISKVKVEDPGDTELIPGGYEDVLTFDKCNEEAIAQGLKPAVANRVLLGITKASLATDSFLSAASFQETTRVLTEAAIKGKEDHLIGLKENVILGKLIPAGTGMKRYKNIAVEKIQD, translated from the coding sequence TTGTTTGAATTAAACAATTTTGAGTCGATAAAAATAGCATTAGCTTCTCCAGAAAAAATAAGACAATGGTCTAGAGGAGAAGTAAAGAAACCTGAAACAATAAACTACCGTACATTAAAACCAGAAAAAGATGGTCTATTCTGTGAAAGAATATTCGGACCTCAAAAAGACTGGGAATGTCACTGTGGTAAGTATAGAAGAGTAAGATACAAAGGTGTAGTTTGTGATAGATGTGGAGTAGAAGTAACAAAGGCTAAAGTAAGAAGAGAAAGAATGGGACATATAGAGCTAGCAGCTCCTATGTCTCATATCTGGTACTTCAAAGGTATACCAAGTAGAATGGGTCTTTTACTTGATATGTCACCAAGATCTTTAGAAAAAATATTATACTTTGCTTCTTATGTTGTAGTTGATCCAGGTGAAACAGGATTAAATGAAAAACAACTATTAACAGAAAAAGAATACAGAGCTGCTGTTGATAAGTATGGATACAATACTTTCACTGTAGGTATGGGTGCTGAAGCTGTTAAGCAATTACTACAAAACATAGACCTAGAAAAAGAAAGTAAAGAATTAAGAGCTGACTTAAAAGACAGTACAGGTCAAAAAAGAGTTAGAACAATAAGAAGATTAGAAGTGGTAGAAGCTTTCAGAAAATCTGGAAATAGACCAGAATGGATGATATTAGATGCTATACCTGTAATACCTCCAGATTTAAGACCTATGGTTCAACTTGATGGAGGAAGATTTGCCACTTCTGACTTAAATGATTTATATAGAAGAGTTATAAACAGAAACAACAGATTAAAGAGATTACTAGAACTTGGAGCTCCTGACATTATCGTAAGAAATGAAAAGAGAATGCTTCAAGAAGCAGTAGATGCTTTAATAGACAATGGTAGAAGAGGTAGACCTGTAACAGGACCTGGTAATAGACCACTTAAGTCATTATCAGACATGTTAAAAGGTAAGCAAGGACGTTTCCGTCAAAACTTACTTGGTAAACGTGTTGACTACTCAGGACGTTCAGTTATAGTTGTTGGACCAGAACTTAAATTCTATCAATGTGGTCTTCCTAAGAAAATGGCTCTTGAATTATTCAAGCCATTCGTTATGGATAAATTAGTTAAAGAAGGATTTGCACACAACATAAAGAGTGCAAAATCTATAGTAGAAAAAGTTAAACCAGAAGTATGGGATGTTTTAGAAGATGTTATAAAGAGTCATCCAGTTCTTCTTAACCGTGCCCCTACTCTTCATAGATTAGGTATACAAGCATTTGAACCAGTTTTAGTTGAAGGAAAAGCTATAAAGCTACATCCACTTGTATGTACAGCGTACAATGCCGACTTCGACGGTGACCAAATGGCGGTACACGTACCTTTATCAGTAGAAGCACAAGCAGAAGCTAGATTCTTAATGTTATCTGTAAATAACATACTAGCTCCTAAAGATGGTAGCCCAATAACTACTCCTTCTCAGGATATGGTTTTAGGATGTTACTACTTAACAATAGAAGCTCAAGGTGGAGAAAAAGGAACAGGAACAGTATTCAAAGACTTCAATGAAATGTTACTTGCTTATCAAAACCAAGCTGTTCAATTACACTCTTTAGTAAAAATGAGAGTTGTATTAGAGGATGGAAGAAGCTCTATAGTTGAAAGTACTGTAGGTAGATTCATATTCAATGAAAATATACCTCAAGACTTAGGATTTGTAGACAGAAGTGTAGATCCATTTGGATTAGAAATAGACTTCTTAGTTGACAAAAAAGCTTTAGGAAAGATAATAGATAAGTGTTTCAGAAAGCATGGAAACACAGATACAGCTGTATTACTTGACCACATAAAATCTTTAGGGTTCAAATACTCTACTAGAGGTGGTATAACAGTTGCGGTTGCTGATATGAAGATACCAGAAGCTAAGAAAGGTTATATAACAGCAGCTGAAGAAAAAGTTGATAAATATGAAAAAGCATATAGAAGAGGTCTAATCTCTGACGAAGAAAGATATGAAAGAGTTATAGAAACTTGGACAGAAACAACTGAAAAAGTTACAGATGCTCTTATGGAAGGATTAGAAAGACTTAATAATATATATATAATGGCACACTCAGGAGCCAGAGGTTCTAAGAACCAGATAAGACAGTTAGCTGGTATGCGTGGTCTGATGGCCAATGCATCTGGTAAAACAGTTGAGGTTCCAGTTAAATCTAACTTCCGTGAAGGTTTATCAGTAATGGAATACTTCACATCTTCACACGGGGCTAGAAAGGGTCTTGCCGATACAGCACTTCGTACAGCTGACTCAGGATACTTAACAAGAAGACTTGTTGATGTCAGTCAAGATGTTATAGTAAGAGAGGTTGACTGTGGTACTACAGAAACTACAGAAACATTTGCTATAAAAGATGGAAACGAAGTAATAGAAGTACTATACGACAGAATAGTTGGTAGATACACTATAGATGCTATAGTAAACCCAACTACTGGAGAAGTTATAGTAGAAGCTGATTCTATGATACAAGAAGATGATGCTGAAAAGATAATAGCTGCAGGAATAGAAACTGTACAAATAAGAACAGTTCTTAACTGTAAGACAAACCATGGTGTTTGTACTAAGTGTTATGGTAGAAACCTTGCTACAGGTAAAGAAGTTAATATAGGAGAAGCTGTTGGTATAATAGCTGCTCAATCAATCGGTGAACCAGGTACTCAGCTTACAATGCGTACATTCCATACAGGTGGGGTTGCCGGAGGAGATATAACTCAAGGTCTTCCAAGGGTTGAAGAATTATTTGAAGCAAGAAAACCTAAAGGTTTAGCTATCATAACAGAAATAACTGGTAGAGTTGAAATAGACGAAACTGGTAAGAGAAAAGAAATAAACATAGTTCCTGAAAATGGAGAAACAGAAGTTTATGCTATACCTTATGGATCAAGAATAAGAGTTAAGCATGGACAAATGGTTGAAGCTGGTGATCCATTAACTCAAGGTTCTATAAACCCACATGACATAGTAAGAGTTAAAGGTATAGGCGGAGTTCAAGACTATATCGTTAAAGAAGTTCAAAGAGTTTATAGAATGCAAGGGGTTGACGTTAACGATAAGCATATAGAAGTTATAGTAAGACAAATGATTTCTAAAGTTAAGGTTGAGGATCCAGGAGATACAGAATTAATCCCAGGTGGATATGAAGATGTATTAACATTTGATAAGTGTAATGAAGAAGCTATAGCTCAAGGATTAAAGCCTGCTGTTGCTAATAGAGTATTACTTGGTATAACTAAGGCATCTCTTGCTACAGATTCATTCTTATCAGCTGCTTCATTCCAAGAAACAACAAGAGTATTAACTGAAGCTGCTATAAAAGGAAAAGAAGACCACTTAATAGGTCTTAAAGAAAATGTTATATTAGGTAAGTTAATACCAGCAGGAACAGGTATGAAGAGATATAAAAACATAGCTGTTGAAAAAATACAAGACTAA